CCGTCGTGGGCGCTGCTGCTCTTCACCGACGGTTTGTTCGAAGCCCGCACCGGGAACGGGCCGGATCGGCTCGGCGAGGAAGGGCTCGTGGAGCTGATCGGCCACCGCCGGCCGGAACTGCCGGTCGTCGACGGGTGGCCGGAGACGCTGCTCGACGCCGTCGAGGAACGCAACGGCGGTGCGCTCGCCGACGATGCCGCGCTGGTCGTGCTCTCGCACCAGGCGGACGAAGGACCTGTTTCCCTTGAAGGAGGAGTGGGCGAATGAGCCCCCGCACCGGCGAGTGGACGCTCCGCCGACGTCTTCTCCTCACGTTCATCGTGGTCGGGGTGCTCACCGCGATCATCGCCGCGCTCGCGGCCACCGCGCTCGGCCGCACCGTCAGCCGCAACGACGACCTGCTCGAACGGATCGGTCCGGCGCGAATCGCCGGCTACCAGCTGGAAGCCGCGCTGCTCAACCAGGAGACCGGCGTCCGCGGTTACGTGCTGAGCAAGCAGCGGGACTTCCTCGACCCCTACGACGAGGGTCTCGCCGAGCAGAAGAAGCACCTGGCGACCGCGCGGGCCGCGGTGCGGGGCAACGAGAGCCTCGAAGAGGACCTCGATCGGATCGAGCGCGGCGCGGACGCGTGGCGCAGCCAGTACGCCGACCCGCTGATCACCGCGGCCAGAGCCGGCCGGACCACGACCACCACCATCCAGGACGACCAGGGCAAAGAACTCTTCGACGAGGTCCGCAGCGCGATCACGGCGTTCCAGAACAACCTCACGGTGATCCGGAACGAGGTCTACGACGACCTCGAGACGGCGATCACCACACTGATCGTCGTCGCGATCCTGGCGCTGGTCGGCGTCCTGGTCGCCGGCGTCGTCCTGTGGCGCGCGCTGCGTCGCTGGGTGCTGCAGCCGCTGGAGCGGATCGGCGCGGAAACGCGGCAAGTCGTGGGTGGCGCCCTCACCCACAAGGTCACGGTCGAGGGCCCGCAGGAGATCAACGCGCTCGCCGCCGACGTCGACGCGATGCGGCACTCGCTGGTGGCCGCGCTCTCCACCGCGGTCGCGGCCCAGGACCGGTTGAAGGAGCAGACCGACCAGCTGGCGGCCCAGACCGCCGACCTCCAGCGCTCCAACACCGAGCTGGAGCAGTTCGCCTACGTCGCCTCGCACGACCTCCAGGAGCCGCTGCGCAAGGTGGCGAGCTTCTGCCAGATGCTGTCCCGGCGGTACTCCGGTGAGCTCGACGAACGGGGTCAGCAGTACATCGACTTCGCCGTCGACGGCGCGAAGCGGATGCAGCGGCTGATCAACGACTTGCTGGCGTTCTCCCGAGTGGGCCGGACCACTGGTGAGTTCGAGGACATCGCGCTCGACACCGTGCTCGACCGGGCGCTGACCAGCCTCGGGAGCACGATCGAGGAGAGCGACGCGGCCATTCAGGCGGATCCGCTGCCGGAGGTACACGGCAACTCG
Above is a genomic segment from Cryptosporangium minutisporangium containing:
- a CDS encoding sensor histidine kinase, translated to MSPRTGEWTLRRRLLLTFIVVGVLTAIIAALAATALGRTVSRNDDLLERIGPARIAGYQLEAALLNQETGVRGYVLSKQRDFLDPYDEGLAEQKKHLATARAAVRGNESLEEDLDRIERGADAWRSQYADPLITAARAGRTTTTTIQDDQGKELFDEVRSAITAFQNNLTVIRNEVYDDLETAITTLIVVAILALVGVLVAGVVLWRALRRWVLQPLERIGAETRQVVGGALTHKVTVEGPQEINALAADVDAMRHSLVAALSTAVAAQDRLKEQTDQLAAQTADLQRSNTELEQFAYVASHDLQEPLRKVASFCQMLSRRYSGELDERGQQYIDFAVDGAKRMQRLINDLLAFSRVGRTTGEFEDIALDTVLDRALTSLGSTIEESDAAIQADPLPEVHGNSILLTQVFQNLIGNAIKFHGMAAPRVRITVEQKGDVYEFACSDNGIGIEPQYAERVFVIFQRLHGKEQYDGTGIGLAMVRKIIEHHGGRIWLDTEGSAGGGTTFRWTLPVPSATEPAVADTQPATTAVGAARTESDA